One part of the Vicia villosa cultivar HV-30 ecotype Madison, WI linkage group LG6, Vvil1.0, whole genome shotgun sequence genome encodes these proteins:
- the LOC131610935 gene encoding putative pentatricopeptide repeat-containing protein At5g37570 isoform X1 has translation MHSSIHQHCPSPRSAATIATLLKACKRIQHLQQVHASIVQRGLEQDQFLISQFISLANTFSTSTLSYSTTVFDRVINPSTFLWNTLIRTHCQKSLFSDTLSAFIRMKAEAEGEGALPDRYTYPSVIKACSSMCEALVGKSVHGSVLRCGLDEDVFVGTSLIDMYGKCGEIGDARKVFDRLSQRNVVSWTAMVVGYVTVGDVVEAKRMFDEMPMRNVASWNAMIQGFVKVGDLKRAKGVFDSMPEKNVVSFTTMIDGYAKAGDMAASRYLFEQAAEKDIVAWSALISGYVQNGQPNQALTVFLEMESMNVKPDEFILVALMSAVSQLGHLDLAQWVDSYVGNSSIDLQQDHVIAALVDMNAKCGNMERALKLFREMPKRDLISYCSMIQGFSIHGHGEDAVNLFNRMLMEGLVPDEAAFTIVLTACSHSGLVDDGWNYFNSMEEKYGISPTPDHFACMVDLLSRSGQLRDAYELIKSMHVEPNAGAWGALFGACKLQGDSELGKTVANRLFELEPQNAANYVLLSNIYASADRWKDVSLVRSKMKERGVRKIPGCSKL, from the coding sequence ATGCATTCTTCTATCCACCAACACTGCCCTTCTCCTCGTTCAGCTGCAACCATAGCAACTCTCCTCAAAGCGTGCAAGAGAATTCAACATCTTCAACAAGTTCACGCTTCCATCGTTCAAAGAGGCCTCGAACAAGACCAGTTCCTCATTTCCCAGTTCATTTCACTCGCCAATACTTTCTCCACATCAACTCTCTCCTATTCCACTACCGTCTTCGACCGTGTTATCAATCCCTCTACCTTCCTCTGGAACACTCTCATCAGAACGCATTGTCAAAAGAGTTTATTTTCTGATACCCTTTCCGCTTTTATTCGTATGAAAGCTGAAGCGGAAGGGGAAGGGGCTCTCCCAGATAGATACACTTACCCTTCTGTGATTAAAGCTTGTTCCAGCATGTGTGAGGCTTTGGTAGGAAAATCGGTTCATGGGTCGGTGTTGAGGTGTGGGTTGGATGAGGATGTGTTTGTGGGAACCAGTTTGATTGATATGTATGGTAAATGTGGGGAGATTGGTGATGCGCGTAAGGTGTTTGATCGATTGTCTCAGAGAAACGTGGTATCTTGGACTGCTATGGTTGTTGGGTATGTCACTGTTGGGGATGTGGTTGAGGCGAAGAggatgtttgatgaaatgccgaTGAGGAATGTGGCTTCGTGGAATGCTATGATTCAGGGTTTTGTTAAGGTTGGGGATTTGAAACGTGCTAAAGGTGTGTTTGATTCTATGCCCGAGAAGAATGTGGTTTCCTTCACGACTATGATTGATGGATATGCTAAGGCTGGTGATATGGCAGCATCGAGGTACTTGTTTGAACAAGCTGCGGAAAAGGATATTGTTGCTTGGTCTGCTTTGATATCGGGTTATGTACAGAATGGTCAGCCTAATCAGGCGTTGACGGTGTTTCTTGAGATGGAATCGATGAATGTGAAGCCTGATGAGTTTATTTTGGTTGCCTTGATGTCGGCTGTGTCTCAGTTGGGTCATTTGGATTTGGCTCAGTGGGTTGATTCTTATGTTGGTAATAGCTCTATTGATCTTCAGCAAGACCATGTGATTGCAGCACTTGTGGATATGAATGCAAAGTGTGGAAACATGGAGAGGGCGTTGAAATTGTTCCGTGAAATGCCTAAGAGAGATTTAATCTCGTATTGTTCGATGATTCAGGGGTTTTCTATTCACGGGCATGGGGAAGATGCCGTGAATCTATTTAATAGGATGCTGATGGAAGGGCTAGTTCCAGATGAGGCGGCTTTCACAATTGTGCTGACTGCTTGTAGTCATTCCGGGCTCGTTGATGATGGTTGGAACTACTTCAACTCCATGGAGGAAAAGTATGGCATTAGTCCTACACCTGATCACTTTGCATGTATGGTTGATCTTCTAAGCCGGTCCGGGCAATTAAGGGATGCTTATGAACTTATAAAATCAATGCACGTGGAGCCAAATGCTGGTGCCTGGGGTGCACTTTTTGGAGCATGTAAACTACAGGGTGATTCAGAGTTAGGAAAGACTGTTGCGAATCGTCTTTTTGAACTCGAGCCTCAAAATGCTGCTAACTATGTGCTGTTATCTAACATCTATGCATCAGCAGATCGATGGAAGGATGTTTCCCTTGTGAGGAGTAAGATGAAGGAAAGAGGAGTGCGGAAGATACCTGGTTGCAGTAAACTTTAG